The following nucleotide sequence is from Deltaproteobacteria bacterium.
GCGCCAAGCCTGAATCGAACACCTTCTTCTCCGGCTTCACGAACCTCATCGGGACTGGCGGGCAATTCGTCTTCTTTTTCAATAGCCAGCACCGTAACCTCTGCTGAACCCAGCCGTAAGGCCGTTCGCGCCGCATCCATGCTTGAATTGCCGCCGCCAATGATAACGGTGCGAGCGCCAACCTCGCCCTGGCCTTTGATATTGACGCCGGTGAGGAACTTAACGCAGGGATGGATACCCTCCAGATCCTCACCGGGGATGTTGAGTCTGAGGTCAGAATGCGTCCCTGTTGCCAGGAGAATCGCTTTGTAGCATTGATCGAACAGTTTCTCAATGGAACTTATCGTGGTGTTGGTCTGTATTTTCACTCCCAGGTCAGCCAGGGCCTTGATTTCCGCATCCAAAACCTTTCGGGATAATCGAAAGGCGTTGATCCCGGCCCGCAGCATCCCACCGGCTTTAGGGAAGGATTCGAATATGGTGACCTTAAACCCTGCCCGGTGGAGGAAATACGCCGCGGTGAGGCCTGAGGGGCCGGACCCGATGATGGCCACTCTTTCCGGACGTTCCTTCCGCTCAGGTATCTTGAATCGAGGTGGACCCTGCGCAGCCTCGTAATCAAAAAGAAAGCGTTTCAGAGCGCGAATCGCCAGTGGCTGGTCAAGGTCGCTCCTGCGGCAGGATGACTCGCAAGGGTAATGACAAACACGGCCGCACACGCCGGGTAAGGGGTTGTCTTCTCTGATAACCGCCAGGGCCTCTTCAAAACGACCGGCCGCAGTGAGGGCCATATATGCCTGTACGTTCACCCCCAAGGGACAGCTCTCTCGACAGGGACTGACTTTTCTCTTGTCCAGCTCGAGCGCCCGGGAGGGGCAGTAAGCTGGAGTACGTGACAGGGGAGGCTGATCACTCTCCTGCAGGGGACAGATTTCCATGCAGCGGCTGCAGCCTATACAGAGGTCGTAATCAATATACATTGGAGACTGCTCGACTACCACCTTATAGCCGTCTCCACTTTTATCAATGGACGTGACGTGCGCTCGAGTCAGCGTCGTGATCAGGGGGTGACGAGTCACCCGCAGGTAGAGAGGTCTGAACTGGAAGTTAAGGTCTTCGGGCCATTCCCTGAAGCCTTCAATCCCACCTGGCAGCTCAAGGAAATGCTGGGCCCGAGTGACCCAAACCGCCGGAATGGCAGACTGGGCCATATCCTCTGCGATCTTGAGAGCCCCGTATCCCGAACCCAGAATCAATACCGCATTTTTCGGCGTTTTCGATTTTTCAGTCACCGTTGCGCTTTCCCCCGGCTCCGATCTTGCTTAGACCTGCTCTTGAGTATGGCCGCCCCATACTCCCGTCCACGGTCAAATGCCTGGGAGTTGCTTTCCTTGGTGCGGGGCGGCACCGAGCTGAGCACGGCTTCTTTGAGGGACTCGACGGTGACAAGGTTGCTGATTACTGATAAGAAGCCGAGCATTACGATGTTGGCCATCATCTTATTGCCCAGTTCTTCAGCGAACCTGGTGGCTGGAATATGGTAAGCCGACCAGTTTGGGTCGAGGTTCTTGGGTTGGACTAAATCGGTATCCCACACGAGAAGTCCCTTAGCGACAAGGGATTCCACGTTTTTCTCATAGCCTTCCTGGTTCATGCAGATCAATACTTCTGGCTGCTCCACGTAAGGAGAGAGGATCTCCTCGTCACTTATGATGAGCTGGGAGGAGCAGGACCCACCGCGGGCCTCAGGTCCGTATGACTGAATCATGATGGCGTGCCGACCGTCGTAGATAGTTGCCGCCTTGCCCAGGATGTTGCCGGTCAGGATGATGCCCTGACCGCCGAATCCGGTAATAACAACTTCTGTTTCTTTTTTAGCCGCCATGGGTGTTAGCTTGAGGCCTGCTCTTCTGGCACAAAGGCCTTCGGTTCGAGAGTCGGCCAGTCTCCCAGCTCTCGGCGATTCATCAATTGGTAATTATCCAGGAATGTGGGACGTTCTATGTCCACAAACGTGCCGACTACCAGGTTTTTATTGAAGTCCAGGACCGCGTCTTGAGGGTCTATGCCGTTTCTGATGACTGAACGTTCATGAAAGAACCGAACGAGATCAAGAGGGTTGCGGATCCTGTTGCGCCGGCCGAATGAGGTCGGGCAGGGAGATAGGATTTCGACGAAGGAAAAGCCCGGTTTTTGCATGGCCTCGGAGATCGAGCCGGTGAGCCTTCGGATATGAAGTGCGGTCCAGCGGGCCACATAGACAGCTCCACAGGAGGCCGCCAGGGCGCACATATTAAACGGCTCCTCGGGACTCCCGACAGGGCTGGTGGTCGTTTTGGCTCCAAAGGGTGTGGAAGGAGCGAGCTGGCCGCCGGTCATGCCATAGTTGAAGTTATTGACACAGATGACGGTGAGGTCCATATTGCGCCGGGCGGCGTGGATGAAGTGGTTGCCACCGATGGCCAGAAGATCGCCATCGCCTGAAGCAACGATGACACACCCTTCAGGATGGGCAAGTTTCAATCCGGTGGCAAAGGGAATGGCGCGGCCGTGGGTGGTATGGAACGAATCCAGTTTAATGTACCCTGCCATTCTGCCCGTGCATCCGATGCCCGATACCATGGCTATATCATCAAGCTCAAATTCGGATTTCTGAATAGCCGCGATGACGCAGCTGAACACGGTGCCAATCCCGCAGCCGGGGCACCAGATGTGAGGCAGGCGGTCGGTCCGCAAGAGCTCGTCTTGCGGATGCCGCTGTACAGCCTTTTTCTTTCTTTTAGCGCTCATGACGCCTCCTTAAGCGTCGCTTCGATAGCCTCAAGGATGGTCCTGGGTCTGATGATGGCCCCGCCGGGATGGGAAACCAGCTGTACATGGCAACGACCGGCAGCACACCGTTCGAGTTCAAGCACCATCTGACCCATGTTGATCTCCGCCATGATCATGGCCTTCACGCTGCCGGCCAGATCATGGATCATCTTTTCCGGGAAGGGCCATACTGTATTCAGTTTAATAAAACCGGCCCGAAGCCCCTTTCCCCTGGCATCCATAATTGCCCGCCTGGCTGACCTCGCGCTGATGCCGTAAGAAACCACCACCACCTCAGCATCGTCCATGTAAAAATTTTCGTAATTTATAATTTTGTCGGCATTAGCCCGGATCTTCCTGAGGAGCCTGTTTATCATTTGCTCCTGGGCGGTAGCGTCCATAACCGGGTATCCGCGCTCATCATGGGTTAGACCGGTGACATGCATGCGAAAGCCGTCTCCAAAATCCGCCATGGGCGCCACGTGGTCACGATCCGGCTTATAAGGTAGATACTTCTTCGGGGAAACCGACGGCTTTTTACGGTTGACAATCTTAATTTTACCTTGGGCAGGAATCACCACCCTCTCAATCATGTGTCCCACGACCTCATCCGCCATGATCATGACTGGCACCCGGTACTGCTCCGCAAGATTGAAGGCCCAGATGGTGAAGTCGAACATCTCCTGAGGTGACGATGGTGATACGGCGATGATCTCATAATCTCCATGGGAGCCCCAGCGCGCCTGCATCATGTCCGCCTGGCCCACAAGCGTAGGCAACCCGGTGCTGGGACCGGCTCGCTGCACGTTGCAAACCACACAAGGCACCTCGGTACATGCTCCCAGGCCGATGTTTTCCATCATCAGGGAAAACCCCGGCCCCGAAGTACTGGTCATAGCCTTGACGCCTCCCCAGCTTCCTCCCAGGACAGTGGCCATGGCGGCCATCTCGTCCTCCATCTGGATGAAGGTGCCGCCCACCTCGGGCAGCCGCTGCGACATCCGCTCGGCAGTCTCCGTGGCCGGCGTAATGGGATACCCGGCGAAAAGGCGACAACCAGCGGCTAAGGCTCCCTCACAGCAAGCCTCATCTCCATTCATGAAATGAATTCCGGTTAATACCGCCTGCCCGGGCACGAGGTTTCTCCTTTAATTCGTTTGAAGACTTCCAAGTCCTGATAAAAATTTATCATTCCTGAATTTACCTATGTCACCTAACCCTTGGCCCCACCCAAGGGCGAACGCGATTAAGATTGAAGCATGGATCACCTGCCAGGGCTAGTGAGCTGTTTCTGGAACCTCAACCGAGAAGATAGCGAATTCAGGGCAGAGAGCCTCGCAGAAGTGACAGTTGACGCACATACTTTCATCTACCACTTCCGGGAAATGATATCCCTTGACATTGAATGATTTGGACATTCTCAGGACATCGCGAGGACAGTAGTTAATGCAGTATTCGCAGCCCTTGCATCGCTCCTCGATGATGATCACTTTGCCTTTACTTACCTGGATGACACCCAGGTCAAGAGGCTCTCTCCAAAATTTCATCCTGGCTCCCTCTGACGACACACGGAGAGGTTAGAATAACTGTTGCGTAAAGAAGAACATCTGGTGGGTTCCAAGAGTCTCGTCGTGTGCTTCGCCCTGTCACCAATTTTGATGCTTAGATATCACCTAATCTTTAAAAATGCAAATGGAAAACACAGGGACAGAAGCCGTTGTTTTTTTTAAAAAGCCGATTTATTTGACCAAATTAGGGTTCAGATGCAGTTTTACAGGTCTGTCATGAAAAGGAATTTATTTTAAGGATTGACAAAGTGCCATCTCTGCATACAATCAAGGTGTATGTAAATATATTCAATCACTTCAAGTTGACTGGGCTGAGAGACTGGAAACCGTGTCTTGTCATGGATCATTATGATCAACTTGATACTAAGCCAGATTACACGCCTTGAGCAGGCCGCTCCCATGTGAAGCATCCGTTGCAGGCATATATTTAGGAGGTATGAATGGAACCATCAATAAAAAAACTTGACTATCTTTTTGCGCCCCGGTCCGTAGCGGTCATTGGAGCTTCAGGAAGTTTTGGCAAATGGGGTTTTGGCATTATCCACCAGGTACTCAAATTCAAAGGTGATTTCTCGGTTTATCCTATCAACCCTAAGATGAAGGAAGTCCTCGGAGTCAAGGCTTACCAAAACATCACCCGTGTCCCTGGAGACATAGATTTTGCGGTGATTGTCATTCCGCCGCAGAACGTTCCAGCGGCCATGGCAGATTGCGCGTCAAAGGGAGTCAAGGCAGTCCTGGTCATCACG
It contains:
- a CDS encoding 2-oxoacid:acceptor oxidoreductase family protein, coding for MAAKKETEVVITGFGGQGIILTGNILGKAATIYDGRHAIMIQSYGPEARGGSCSSQLIISDEEILSPYVEQPEVLICMNQEGYEKNVESLVAKGLLVWDTDLVQPKNLDPNWSAYHIPATRFAEELGNKMMANIVMLGFLSVISNLVTVESLKEAVLSSVPPRTKESNSQAFDRGREYGAAILKSRSKQDRSRGKAQR
- a CDS encoding 2-oxoacid:ferredoxin oxidoreductase subunit beta, which encodes MSAKRKKKAVQRHPQDELLRTDRLPHIWCPGCGIGTVFSCVIAAIQKSEFELDDIAMVSGIGCTGRMAGYIKLDSFHTTHGRAIPFATGLKLAHPEGCVIVASGDGDLLAIGGNHFIHAARRNMDLTVICVNNFNYGMTGGQLAPSTPFGAKTTTSPVGSPEEPFNMCALAASCGAVYVARWTALHIRRLTGSISEAMQKPGFSFVEILSPCPTSFGRRNRIRNPLDLVRFFHERSVIRNGIDPQDAVLDFNKNLVVGTFVDIERPTFLDNYQLMNRRELGDWPTLEPKAFVPEEQASS
- a CDS encoding 2-oxoacid:acceptor oxidoreductase subunit alpha, producing the protein MNGDEACCEGALAAGCRLFAGYPITPATETAERMSQRLPEVGGTFIQMEDEMAAMATVLGGSWGGVKAMTSTSGPGFSLMMENIGLGACTEVPCVVCNVQRAGPSTGLPTLVGQADMMQARWGSHGDYEIIAVSPSSPQEMFDFTIWAFNLAEQYRVPVMIMADEVVGHMIERVVIPAQGKIKIVNRKKPSVSPKKYLPYKPDRDHVAPMADFGDGFRMHVTGLTHDERGYPVMDATAQEQMINRLLRKIRANADKIINYENFYMDDAEVVVVSYGISARSARRAIMDARGKGLRAGFIKLNTVWPFPEKMIHDLAGSVKAMIMAEINMGQMVLELERCAAGRCHVQLVSHPGGAIIRPRTILEAIEATLKEAS
- a CDS encoding ferredoxin family protein; the protein is MKFWREPLDLGVIQVSKGKVIIIEERCKGCEYCINYCPRDVLRMSKSFNVKGYHFPEVVDESMCVNCHFCEALCPEFAIFSVEVPETAH